In Psychrobacter sp. JCM 18902, a single window of DNA contains:
- a CDS encoding SDR family oxidoreductase, translating to MQNKLINLVTKSAKQSKNQLFSAIQPARYLKGLNKQQIGRGKTVLITGASSGLGEGMARLFAKLGYNLAICARRTDRLGSLQAELMAAYPDIRVEYRALDVSDYDAIFDVFDAFATDFGHIDRVVVNAGVGDSRRIGKGRFDTNRRTVEINFVSALAQCEAAMNIFRAQNSGHLVVISSMSAMRGLPKHLTAYGASKAGLAHLAEGIRADMLLTKLPIKVSTIYPGYIRTEINANAKPLPFEVDADMGTKSIVAAIEAGVDEACVPSLPWSIVGQAMKHLPLQVVNKVN from the coding sequence ATGCAAAATAAATTGATCAATTTAGTCACCAAAAGCGCTAAACAAAGTAAAAATCAGCTATTTAGCGCGATTCAGCCTGCGCGCTATCTAAAAGGTTTAAATAAGCAGCAGATTGGTCGTGGTAAAACAGTATTAATCACGGGTGCCAGCTCAGGACTGGGCGAAGGCATGGCAAGATTGTTTGCCAAGCTTGGCTATAATTTAGCGATTTGCGCGCGTCGTACCGACCGTCTAGGAAGTCTACAAGCAGAGTTGATGGCAGCGTATCCTGATATTCGTGTTGAATATCGAGCATTAGATGTCAGCGACTATGATGCCATATTCGATGTATTTGATGCGTTCGCAACTGACTTTGGTCATATCGATCGTGTGGTGGTCAATGCGGGCGTCGGGGATAGTCGCCGTATTGGTAAAGGGCGCTTCGATACCAACCGACGCACCGTTGAGATTAACTTTGTCTCTGCGCTCGCGCAATGTGAAGCAGCGATGAATATATTCCGCGCACAAAACAGCGGTCATCTGGTGGTGATATCAAGCATGTCAGCAATGCGTGGACTGCCTAAGCATTTGACCGCTTATGGCGCAAGTAAGGCGGGTCTGGCTCATCTGGCAGAAGGCATTCGTGCTGATATGTTATTAACCAAATTGCCCATTAAAGTCTCGACCATTTATCCAGGTTATATCCGTACTGAAATTAATGCAAATGCCAAACCATTACCGTTTGAAGTGGATGCAGATATGGGCACCAAATCCATCGTTGCAGCGATTGAGGCTGGAGTCGATGAAGCTTGTGTACCAAGTCTACCGTGGTCTATTGTCGGTCAAGCAATGAAGCATTTACCATTGCAAGTGGTTAATAAAGTTAATTAG
- a CDS encoding AMP-binding protein: protein MTPNKPWLAHYPNGVPKTINPDRYSSIMELYEECFERFRLHPMSICMGVTHTYDDVDKVSLAVAAWLQAQGLPQGSVVALMMPNVPQYLPTMIGILRAGYVCTPVNPLYTGRELRHQLNDSGAQVIFVVDNFAQALEQVIDETNIKRIVLSKMGDMMGLKGILVNTIIRQVKRLVPKYKLNDPKHEVTKFPDVLKKGKSLPFHKPKMQLDQKAFLQYTGGTTGLSKGAILTQRNIVAAAMQSEAWTKPITSEINEVYINMVMALPLYHIFAFMLSLLGMRSGYTFILIPNPRDIPGFIKTLSKQPFHILPAVNTLFKGLLDHPNFKELDFSSLRISQAGGMAATEQTAARWLEVTGCAMIEGWGMTEGVAVGTANVITDRKFNGTIGVPVPSVDVIVIDDEGKRVGVNEAGEMCVKGPNVTSGYLNRDSSDDFTADGYFRTGDIVSMDEKGYFRLLDRKKDMILVSGFNVFPNEVESVMLDCDGIIDCAVIGIPDEHQGEAVKIYIVPADNNVTKEVIKEFALDNMTGYKCPRHIEFVSELPKSNVGKVLRQKLREKHMSDNPQL from the coding sequence ATGACGCCGAATAAACCTTGGCTTGCCCATTATCCTAATGGTGTACCAAAAACTATCAACCCCGATAGATATAGCAGCATCATGGAGCTGTACGAAGAATGCTTTGAGCGCTTTCGTCTGCACCCTATGAGTATCTGTATGGGCGTGACCCATACCTACGATGATGTTGATAAAGTTTCACTTGCCGTTGCTGCATGGTTGCAGGCGCAGGGGCTGCCTCAAGGCAGTGTGGTTGCACTTATGATGCCAAACGTGCCGCAATATCTGCCAACGATGATTGGTATTTTGCGGGCGGGTTATGTGTGTACCCCAGTTAACCCACTGTATACTGGTCGTGAGCTGCGCCATCAGTTGAACGACTCGGGTGCTCAGGTTATTTTTGTGGTTGATAACTTTGCTCAAGCGCTCGAACAAGTCATTGACGAGACCAATATTAAGCGTATTGTCCTCTCGAAAATGGGCGACATGATGGGCTTAAAAGGTATCTTAGTAAATACCATCATTCGTCAGGTCAAACGCTTAGTGCCTAAGTACAAGTTGAATGATCCTAAACACGAAGTGACCAAGTTTCCTGATGTGCTGAAGAAAGGCAAAAGCCTGCCGTTCCACAAACCAAAAATGCAATTAGATCAAAAAGCATTTTTACAGTATACAGGTGGCACAACAGGACTATCTAAAGGGGCTATCTTAACGCAGCGCAATATCGTCGCCGCTGCGATGCAATCAGAAGCATGGACCAAACCGATTACGTCAGAGATTAATGAGGTCTATATCAATATGGTGATGGCGTTACCGCTATATCATATTTTTGCCTTTATGCTCAGTCTACTCGGCATGCGCTCAGGCTACACTTTTATCTTGATACCTAATCCACGTGATATACCAGGATTTATTAAAACGCTGTCAAAACAGCCGTTCCATATATTGCCAGCGGTGAATACCTTGTTTAAAGGCCTACTTGATCATCCAAACTTTAAAGAGTTAGACTTTAGCTCACTACGCATCTCACAAGCAGGTGGCATGGCAGCAACTGAGCAGACAGCGGCACGCTGGTTAGAAGTCACTGGTTGCGCTATGATTGAAGGTTGGGGTATGACAGAAGGTGTCGCTGTAGGTACCGCTAACGTCATCACTGATCGCAAGTTTAACGGTACAATTGGCGTCCCTGTTCCTAGTGTCGATGTCATTGTCATCGATGATGAAGGCAAGCGCGTTGGTGTCAACGAAGCTGGTGAGATGTGTGTAAAAGGTCCTAACGTAACCTCAGGTTATCTTAACAGAGACAGTAGTGATGACTTTACGGCAGATGGCTACTTTCGCACTGGCGATATCGTCAGCATGGATGAAAAAGGATACTTTAGATTATTAGACCGCAAAAAAGACATGATTTTGGTTTCAGGCTTCAATGTCTTCCCAAATGAGGTTGAATCAGTGATGCTAGATTGTGATGGTATTATTGATTGTGCGGTGATCGGCATTCCCGATGAGCATCAAGGTGAAGCAGTCAAAATTTATATTGTTCCTGCCGATAACAATGTCACCAAGGAAGTCATTAAAGAATTTGCTTTGGACAATATGACTGGCTATAAATGCCCGCGTCATATCGAATTTGTCAGCGAGTTGCCAAAGAGTAATGTGGGTAAAGTATTACGTCAAAAACTGCGTGAAAAGCATATGTCGGACAACCCACAATTGTAA
- a CDS encoding acyl-CoA dehydrogenase family protein, whose protein sequence is MFTATEHGQAMHAKVKTFIETHIEPIEAQFWADCHAQNPDGNWKNWQWPEKYESLRKQAREAGLWNLFLPDDTLGAGLSVTDYAPIAELTGRSLLAPYVFNCNAPDSGNMELLWRYGSEEQQDKWLTPILEGRTRSVFCMTEPDVASSDATNMQATAVVDGDEIIINGSKWWSSGLGDPAVDILIVMAYTPDENKDRHHQHSMVLVPAKTAGVNIERMLKVFGDYDAPHGHGEVSFDNVRVPVSHFIGGAGMGFEIAQGRLGPGRIHHCMRCIGAAEKSLELAVKRGMERTAFGKPLLQLGGNFERIAEARIKIDQARLLTLYAAQKMDAQGTKAALTEISAIKVVAPTVLQEVVDMAIQIHGGMGVCQDTMLPSFYAQARALRLADGPDEVHKTMIAKLELKRQGFIRPSKSGKS, encoded by the coding sequence ATGTTTACCGCCACCGAACATGGTCAAGCCATGCATGCCAAAGTCAAAACATTTATCGAAACCCATATTGAGCCAATAGAAGCGCAGTTTTGGGCGGATTGTCATGCGCAAAACCCAGACGGTAATTGGAAAAATTGGCAATGGCCAGAAAAGTATGAGAGTTTACGTAAACAAGCACGCGAAGCCGGTCTATGGAATTTGTTTTTGCCAGATGACACGCTAGGGGCAGGGCTGTCGGTGACCGATTATGCACCGATTGCCGAGCTCACTGGACGCAGTTTATTAGCGCCTTATGTGTTTAACTGTAATGCCCCCGATAGCGGCAATATGGAGCTGTTATGGCGCTATGGTTCTGAGGAGCAGCAAGACAAATGGCTCACACCAATCTTAGAAGGTAGAACGCGTTCGGTATTTTGTATGACTGAGCCTGATGTCGCCTCTAGTGATGCGACCAATATGCAAGCGACAGCTGTGGTTGATGGCGATGAGATTATTATCAATGGCAGTAAATGGTGGTCATCGGGTCTTGGTGACCCTGCGGTCGATATTTTGATTGTGATGGCGTATACGCCTGATGAGAATAAAGACCGTCATCATCAGCATTCGATGGTATTGGTTCCAGCAAAAACTGCAGGCGTCAATATCGAGCGCATGCTCAAAGTCTTTGGCGATTATGATGCGCCGCACGGCCATGGTGAAGTCAGCTTTGATAATGTACGTGTGCCTGTCAGTCACTTTATCGGTGGAGCCGGTATGGGCTTTGAGATTGCGCAAGGTCGCCTAGGACCAGGTCGTATTCACCATTGCATGCGTTGTATTGGCGCTGCCGAAAAGTCGCTAGAGCTGGCTGTTAAGCGCGGCATGGAGCGTACCGCTTTTGGCAAGCCATTATTACAACTGGGTGGTAACTTTGAGCGTATCGCTGAGGCGCGTATTAAGATTGACCAAGCGCGTTTATTGACGTTATATGCAGCGCAAAAAATGGACGCGCAAGGTACAAAAGCAGCATTGACTGAAATCTCTGCGATTAAGGTTGTTGCACCGACGGTATTACAAGAAGTGGTCGATATGGCGATTCAGATTCATGGTGGCATGGGCGTTTGCCAAGATACCATGTTGCCGTCATTTTATGCGCAAGCTCGAGCGCTACGTCTGGCTGACGGTCCTGATGAAGTACATAAAACGATGATTGCTAAGTTAGAATTAAAGCGTCAGGGTTTTATTCGTCCTTCTAAATCTGGTAAATCCTAA
- a CDS encoding ABC transporter permease, translating to MSGTDDIQVFLTYGDIALASSLIIIVLIISWRLRLQLTKTLLIAAIRTVLQLSFIGLILAWIFAREQWYEVLLILTIMTLIAGAAAKNRVKRSYKSLLTDTLLAVSASAILVTAIAIMIILKVQPWYTPQFVIPILGLILGNSLTAISLTSNQLIESFHEQQGRIEMMLSLSARPFEAVHEPIRAAIVNGMTPTLNSMLVVGIVSLPGMMTGQILAGADPTQAIRYQIVTMFLICVSSTLGCTISALLIYRRFFNQNKQLILPE from the coding sequence ATGAGCGGTACAGATGACATACAAGTATTTTTAACTTACGGTGATATTGCCCTTGCCAGCAGCTTAATTATCATCGTTCTTATTATCTCTTGGCGGCTACGCTTACAGCTGACCAAAACGCTGTTAATCGCGGCTATCCGCACGGTGCTCCAGCTTAGTTTTATCGGTTTAATATTGGCATGGATTTTTGCTCGTGAACAGTGGTATGAAGTCCTGTTAATTTTGACCATCATGACCTTGATTGCAGGCGCTGCTGCCAAAAATCGCGTCAAACGTAGCTATAAAAGTTTGTTAACTGACACTTTGCTGGCAGTAAGCGCTTCGGCTATATTAGTCACTGCGATAGCCATCATGATTATTTTAAAGGTACAGCCTTGGTACACACCGCAATTCGTTATTCCTATATTGGGGCTAATATTGGGCAATTCGCTCACCGCTATCTCATTGACCAGCAACCAGTTGATTGAATCCTTTCATGAGCAACAAGGACGTATAGAGATGATGCTCAGCCTATCTGCTCGCCCATTTGAAGCAGTGCATGAACCAATACGCGCCGCCATTGTCAATGGCATGACTCCAACGCTGAACTCTATGCTAGTCGTCGGTATCGTTAGCTTGCCCGGAATGATGACGGGTCAAATATTGGCTGGCGCTGACCCCACTCAAGCGATTCGCTATCAGATAGTCACTATGTTTTTGATATGTGTGAGCAGTACGCTCGGCTGTACGATCAGCGCTTTACTCATTTATCGACGCTTTTTTAATCAAAACAAGCAACTGATATTACCTGAATAA
- a CDS encoding ATP-binding cassette domain-containing protein, producing MHLHNNKPILIFENIQVHSKRTASIPAYNDNKVGDKSINNKNMEAIEATTSALSTIYQRWISKLRPNTVSQPIIPAHQRLLIDGATGKLLAGQVTVLTGASGSGKSVLLRVVAGLLPMSGGNVRLRSDDQSTSSAYCSIHDTAPIQWRTHVALLAQHPQLLEGSVLENLQMPYQLQAHQHLDFDIDWHIAQLEQLQRSADFLQQDAYHLSGGERQLVNTLRLLQLNPRVLLLDEPTAALDSDTSAQLVNLLMNWLKADKQRTLLWVTHDTQDIMPLADQHWQMQAGLLTEIF from the coding sequence ATGCATCTTCATAATAATAAACCGATACTGATATTCGAGAATATTCAGGTACATAGTAAACGTACAGCCAGCATACCTGCCTATAATGATAACAAGGTTGGCGATAAAAGTATTAATAACAAAAATATGGAAGCCATAGAAGCCACAACATCTGCGCTATCTACCATTTATCAAAGATGGATCAGCAAACTAAGACCAAACACTGTCTCTCAGCCAATCATACCTGCTCATCAACGATTATTAATCGATGGCGCCACAGGCAAGCTGTTAGCAGGTCAAGTAACCGTGTTAACAGGCGCTTCTGGTAGTGGTAAATCGGTATTATTACGGGTAGTGGCTGGACTACTGCCCATGAGCGGTGGCAATGTTCGTTTGCGCTCTGATGACCAATCAACCAGTAGTGCTTATTGTAGTATCCATGATACTGCACCGATACAGTGGCGCACGCACGTTGCCCTACTCGCCCAGCACCCACAATTATTAGAAGGCAGTGTGCTTGAGAACTTGCAAATGCCTTATCAGCTACAAGCGCATCAGCACCTTGATTTTGATATCGACTGGCATATCGCACAGCTTGAGCAATTGCAACGCAGCGCTGACTTTTTACAGCAAGATGCCTATCATCTATCGGGCGGCGAGCGGCAACTGGTCAACACGTTACGCCTCTTACAACTGAACCCACGGGTGTTATTACTAGATGAGCCTACTGCGGCTCTAGATAGTGACACATCAGCCCAGCTCGTCAATCTACTCATGAACTGGTTAAAGGCAGATAAGCAGCGTACATTACTGTGGGTAACTCACGATACACAAGACATCATGCCATTAGCCGATCAGCATTGGCAGATGCAAGCAGGGCTATTAACTGAGATATTCTAA
- the sohB gene encoding protease SohB, translating to MLFHPAKNPVELQVVHLNKSQEQRREDLMEATQGKAALKQFKKVMAKKAKQALKAKSKNKKKNSDNKSQVFVLDFDGDIKATAVKHLREEISTLISSANKGDEVVVRLESGGGLVHGYGLAAAQLARLKEAGLKLTVCVDKVAASGGYMMACVADNVVAAPFAIIGSIGVVSQLPNFHKWLKNHDVDYEMFTAGDYKRTVTMFGENDADDRAKYQEELEQTHELFKHFVNTYRPALDVAKVATGEHWYGEDALKLNLIDSLQTSDSYILERMEDNEVYALHSRQKPTLAEKLGLSQAAEATVNMAIDKLPDALARFDFNSRLNILK from the coding sequence ATGCTTTTTCACCCTGCTAAGAACCCTGTTGAGCTACAAGTTGTTCATCTAAATAAAAGCCAAGAACAACGCCGTGAAGACTTAATGGAGGCAACTCAAGGTAAAGCCGCGCTTAAGCAATTCAAAAAAGTAATGGCTAAGAAAGCCAAGCAAGCATTGAAGGCAAAAAGCAAAAATAAGAAAAAAAACAGTGATAATAAATCACAAGTTTTCGTTCTCGACTTTGACGGTGATATCAAAGCCACGGCAGTTAAACATTTACGCGAAGAAATCAGCACATTAATCAGCAGCGCAAATAAAGGTGATGAAGTCGTGGTACGTCTTGAATCAGGTGGCGGCTTGGTTCATGGTTATGGTTTGGCAGCAGCACAATTGGCACGTCTAAAAGAGGCTGGTTTAAAACTAACAGTCTGTGTCGATAAAGTCGCGGCCAGTGGCGGTTATATGATGGCGTGTGTGGCGGATAATGTAGTGGCTGCGCCCTTTGCCATTATTGGCTCAATCGGTGTGGTATCACAGTTGCCAAACTTTCATAAATGGCTAAAAAATCATGACGTCGATTATGAGATGTTTACCGCTGGTGACTATAAGCGTACCGTTACTATGTTTGGTGAAAATGACGCTGACGACCGTGCCAAATACCAAGAAGAGCTGGAACAAACGCACGAATTGTTCAAACATTTCGTCAACACGTATCGTCCAGCATTGGATGTCGCGAAAGTGGCAACAGGTGAGCATTGGTATGGCGAAGATGCGCTAAAATTGAATTTAATTGACAGTCTGCAAACCTCAGACAGCTATATTTTAGAGCGTATGGAAGACAATGAAGTCTATGCGCTGCATTCACGTCAAAAACCAACGCTGGCCGAGAAGTTGGGATTATCACAAGCTGCCGAAGCAACGGTGAATATGGCGATTGACAAGCTGCCAGATGCGCTAGCACGTTTTGATTTTAATAGCCGTTTAAATATCCTAAAGTAG
- a CDS encoding AMP-binding protein — protein MTVDKPWLAQYPENVPKTISPDQYESLIELYEECFNRFRMHPMTICMGVTHTYGDVDKASLAVAAWLQAQGIPKGSVVALMMPNVPQYLPTMIGILRAGYVCTPVNPLYTGRELRHQLNDSGAQVIFVVDNFAQALEQVIEETDIKRIVLSKMGDMMGLKGILVNTVIRQVKRLVPKYNLNDPKYDVTKFPDVLKKGKNLPIQSPKTTLQQKAILQYTGGTTGLSKGAVLTQRNVVAAAMQSEAWYRPITSDINEVYINMVMALPLYHIFAFMLTLLGMRSGYTFILIPNPRDMPGFVKTLSKQPFHILPAVNTLFKGLLDQPTFKDLDFSSLRISQAGGMAATEQTAARWLEVTGCPMVEGWGMTEGVAAGTANVITDRKFNGTIGIPVPSVDIIVVDDEGNRVGLHQAGEMCIKGPNITSGYFNKDNSNDFTSDGYFRTGDIISMDERGYITLLDRKKDMILVSGFNVFPNEIESVMLDYKGIIDCAVIGIPDDHQGEAVKIYIVPADNNVTKSDIKEFALDNLTGYKCPRHIEFVSELPKSNVGKILRQKLREKHLSDNPQTL, from the coding sequence ATGACAGTAGATAAGCCTTGGCTGGCGCAATATCCAGAAAACGTACCCAAGACCATTAGTCCTGATCAATATGAGAGCCTCATAGAGCTGTATGAGGAATGTTTCAATCGTTTTCGTATGCATCCTATGACTATTTGTATGGGTGTCACTCATACTTATGGTGATGTGGATAAAGCCTCACTTGCCGTTGCTGCATGGTTACAAGCGCAAGGCATTCCTAAAGGCAGTGTCGTTGCACTCATGATGCCCAACGTGCCGCAATATCTGCCAACGATGATTGGTATTTTGCGAGCGGGTTATGTGTGTACACCAGTGAACCCACTGTATACCGGTCGTGAGCTGCGCCATCAATTAAATGATTCTGGTGCTCAAGTTATTTTTGTGGTTGATAACTTTGCTCAAGCACTTGAACAAGTCATTGAAGAAACTGACATCAAGCGTATTGTCCTCTCAAAAATGGGCGACATGATGGGGCTAAAGGGGATTTTGGTCAATACGGTTATCCGTCAGGTCAAACGCTTAGTGCCTAAATATAACCTGAATGACCCTAAATACGATGTGACCAAGTTTCCTGATGTACTGAAGAAAGGCAAAAATTTGCCTATCCAATCACCAAAAACCACACTGCAACAAAAAGCAATTTTGCAATATACTGGTGGAACGACTGGTTTGTCGAAAGGTGCTGTTTTGACTCAGCGTAACGTCGTCGCCGCTGCGATGCAGTCAGAAGCTTGGTACCGCCCTATCACCTCAGATATTAATGAGGTCTATATCAACATGGTAATGGCGTTACCGCTTTATCATATTTTTGCCTTTATGCTGACTCTGTTAGGCATGCGCTCAGGTTACACCTTTATCTTGATTCCTAACCCACGCGATATGCCGGGCTTTGTTAAAACGCTGTCAAAACAGCCGTTCCATATATTGCCAGCGGTGAATACTTTATTTAAAGGCTTACTTGACCAACCAACCTTTAAAGATTTGGACTTTAGCTCGCTACGCATCTCACAAGCAGGTGGTATGGCAGCAACTGAACAAACAGCTGCTCGCTGGTTAGAAGTCACTGGTTGCCCGATGGTCGAAGGTTGGGGGATGACTGAAGGGGTTGCAGCTGGTACGGCTAACGTCATCACTGATCGCAAATTTAACGGTACGATTGGTATACCAGTCCCTAGCGTAGATATCATTGTCGTTGATGATGAAGGTAATCGTGTCGGCTTACATCAAGCTGGCGAGATGTGCATTAAAGGCCCAAACATCACTTCAGGCTATTTTAATAAAGACAATAGCAATGACTTTACCAGTGATGGTTACTTCCGTACTGGCGATATCATCAGTATGGATGAACGGGGCTATATCACTTTACTTGATCGCAAAAAAGATATGATTTTGGTTTCAGGCTTTAACGTCTTCCCAAATGAAATCGAGTCAGTCATGCTAGATTATAAAGGCATCATTGATTGCGCAGTGATTGGTATTCCTGATGACCACCAAGGCGAAGCAGTCAAAATTTATATCGTCCCTGCTGATAATAATGTTACCAAGAGTGATATTAAAGAATTTGCTTTGGACAATTTGACTGGTTATAAATGCCCACGTCATATCGAATTCGTAAGCGAGTTGCCAAAGAGTAATGTGGGTAAAATATTGCGTCAAAAGCTACGTGAAAAGCATCTGTCCGATAACCCTCAAACCTTGTAG
- a CDS encoding histidine phosphatase family protein, which yields MTTILLARHGQASFGQENYDQLSELGGKQAQMLGQHYATTQRRIDAIFTGSLVRQQDSAHHFWQRYQSFFDSDISSKPAIDISAPDSYVLPQFDEFNHKDVFIKSNPAFMSKGAIAAEIAQAEVPSMRLAELFDAAMQRWHAGDNDIDYIESWSQFNERAKQALEQVRLQVANLNLERDSTVLVFTSGGIISAITAQLLQQGSQTAYQINKSLVNTGVTSITLEAQSTRLLSLNEYSHLFADGKRFVTWR from the coding sequence ATGACAACCATACTTTTGGCCCGTCATGGTCAAGCGTCATTTGGACAAGAGAATTACGATCAACTCTCAGAGCTGGGTGGCAAGCAAGCGCAGATGCTAGGTCAGCATTACGCGACGACTCAGCGTCGAATCGATGCGATTTTTACTGGTAGTTTGGTTAGGCAGCAAGACTCTGCACATCATTTTTGGCAGCGTTATCAGTCATTTTTTGATAGCGATATCTCTAGTAAGCCTGCGATCGATATAAGTGCGCCGGATAGCTATGTACTGCCACAATTTGATGAATTTAATCATAAAGACGTGTTTATAAAGTCTAATCCTGCTTTCATGAGTAAAGGTGCTATTGCGGCTGAGATTGCGCAAGCAGAAGTGCCATCTATGCGTTTGGCGGAGCTGTTTGATGCTGCGATGCAGCGCTGGCATGCAGGTGACAATGACATTGATTATATTGAGAGCTGGTCACAATTTAATGAGCGGGCAAAACAAGCGCTTGAGCAAGTGCGTTTGCAAGTGGCTAATCTGAATTTAGAGCGTGATAGTACGGTGCTGGTGTTTACTTCGGGCGGCATTATTTCGGCTATTACCGCGCAGTTATTACAACAAGGCAGTCAGACTGCGTATCAAATTAATAAAAGCTTGGTTAATACGGGCGTGACGTCTATTACTTTAGAAGCGCAGAGTACACGGCTATTGTCTTTAAATGAATACAGTCACTTATTTGCTGATGGCAAACGCTTCGTGACGTGGCGATAA
- a CDS encoding phosphotransferase family protein — protein MATANQSNTTVKEVANKILDKGGEVREGEELDAKAVSSWLRDQGVDIKGEPTVTQFSGGASNWTYRLQYEGEGKSQDLILRRPPKGTKAKSAHDMVREYTVQKSLKDAYPYVPKMVALCTDESVIGADFYVMERMEGIIPRANLPKGIDLNEEQTRALCTNVIDALIELHQVDYKAHPDLVNLGRGEGYCERQVAGWNKRYVKAKTPNVPSFALVRQWLGKHTPADSKTCLIHNDWRFDNVILDAADPTKVIGVLDWEMATLGDPLMDLGSALAYWIEEDDNIIMQQSRRQPTHLKGMMTRNEVVAYYLEQTGLEIDNWTFYEVFGLFRLAGIVQQIYYRYYHKQTTNPAFKNFWIIVHVLHAKCLKLIAQYEGEILFTSRVQPHLQDMGVDAAMIEQLPSPIQAVIKGILPKSYFGQNAPKAEE, from the coding sequence ATGGCAACTGCTAATCAAAGCAACACTACCGTCAAAGAAGTAGCTAATAAAATCTTAGATAAAGGCGGCGAGGTTCGTGAGGGCGAAGAGCTTGATGCCAAAGCGGTCAGCTCATGGCTACGTGATCAGGGTGTGGATATAAAAGGCGAACCTACCGTTACTCAATTTTCAGGTGGCGCATCAAACTGGACCTATCGTTTGCAATATGAAGGCGAAGGTAAAAGCCAAGATTTAATTTTACGCCGTCCACCAAAAGGCACCAAAGCAAAATCAGCACACGACATGGTGCGCGAATATACGGTTCAAAAATCCTTAAAAGATGCTTATCCTTATGTACCTAAAATGGTCGCGCTATGTACGGATGAGTCCGTCATCGGTGCCGACTTTTATGTCATGGAGCGTATGGAAGGTATCATTCCTCGTGCCAATTTGCCAAAAGGCATCGATTTAAATGAAGAGCAAACCCGTGCATTATGTACCAATGTCATCGATGCTTTGATTGAATTGCATCAAGTCGATTATAAAGCGCATCCTGATTTGGTCAATCTTGGACGCGGTGAAGGTTATTGCGAGCGCCAAGTGGCAGGTTGGAACAAGCGTTATGTCAAAGCCAAAACCCCTAATGTTCCAAGCTTTGCCTTGGTTCGTCAGTGGCTTGGTAAGCATACGCCTGCTGATAGTAAGACTTGCCTCATTCATAACGATTGGCGCTTTGATAATGTAATTTTGGATGCAGCAGATCCGACCAAGGTGATCGGCGTACTCGACTGGGAAATGGCGACCTTGGGCGATCCTTTGATGGATTTGGGCAGCGCATTGGCGTATTGGATTGAAGAAGATGACAACATCATTATGCAGCAGTCACGCCGTCAGCCCACCCATTTAAAAGGCATGATGACTCGCAATGAGGTGGTTGCTTATTATCTTGAGCAGACAGGCCTAGAGATAGACAACTGGACGTTTTATGAAGTGTTTGGGCTATTCCGTCTAGCGGGTATCGTTCAGCAGATTTATTACCGCTACTATCATAAACAAACGACCAATCCAGCCTTTAAAAATTTCTGGATTATTGTGCACGTGTTACATGCCAAATGTCTTAAACTGATTGCTCAATATGAAGGTGAGATTTTGTTTACTAGCCGAGTACAGCCGCATTTGCAAGATATGGGTGTTGATGCTGCGATGATTGAGCAGTTGCCAAGTCCTATACAGGCTGTTATTAAAGGTATCTTACCAAAGAGCTATTTTGGACAAAACGCACCTAAAGCTGAAGAGTAA